GTGAATGTAGGTCAAAAAATTTTAGATTTGTTGAAAAAAGAGATAACAGAAGTTGAATATAACAGATATATAAAACATTTAGTATATGATACAAGAAAATCTAGCAGTGATTTGGCTATATTTTATGTTCCTAATACTTTAGTTTTAAATTGGATAAAAAATAAATATACTTCTAAAATTGAACATCTGTTTGAAATAAATAATAAAACAAAAGTAACTGTAAAAATCACACTTAAAAACTTTGAAACTAAAACAACTATTAAAAGTGAAAGTGAAAAAAAACCAACTCAACACTCACTTTTAAACCCTTCTCACACATTTGACAATTTTATGGTTGGCGGTTCTAATCAATTTGCTTACGCTGCTGTTAAAAGTGTAAGCGAAAAAGCAGGTGAAGTTTATAATCCACTCTTTATATATGGTGGTGTTGGTCTAGGAAAAACTCACCTTATGCAAGCAGCTGGAAATGTTTTTCAAAATCAAGGTAAAATTGTTATATATACAACAGTTGAACAATTTTTAAACGATTTTATTAGGCATTTAAGAAATAAATCAATGCAGTTATTTCAGGAAAAATACCGTAAATGTGATGTACTACTTATTGATGATATTCAATTTTTAAGTAATAAAGACAGTATTCAAGAAGAATTTTTCCATACATTTGAAGCACTTAAAGGTGCCGGAAAACAAATAATTCTCACAGCTGATAAACATCCTAAAAAAATTGGCGGTTTAGAAGAGAGACTCCAGAGTAGATTTGAATGGGGCTTAGTTGCCGATATACAACCACCAGAATTAGAGACTAAAATAGCAATTATTAAAAGTAAATGTGAAATAAATAAAGTTGTACTTACTAATGATATTATTAATTATATTGCTACCGTAATAGAGAGTAATGTTCGTGAAATAGAGGGAATATTATCTAAACTACATGCTTATTCACAACTTATACATGTAGATATAAATTTAGAATTTACAAAAAATGTATTAAAAGATCAACTTCAAGAAAATCTTGCTAATTTAACATTAGATACTATTACAAAAAGTGTATCAAAAGATTTAAATATAAAACCAAGTGAAATTCGTTCAAAAGGTAGAAGTAAAAATCTTGTATATGCAAGAAGAATAGCAATATATCTTTGTCGTGAGCTAACACAAAATACTATGCCTCAACTAGCTAAGTATTTTGGTATGAAAGATCATACTGCTATTAGTCACACTCTTAAAAAAATAAATGAACTCCTTGAAAATGATGAAGATTTTAAAGTAAAAATAGAAGAATTAACAAATAAAATTACTTCATCTTCTTAAAAAGTAAAAATTAGTAAAAAAAAGATATAATCATATATGTGAACAGTTGTGAATAAAGTTGCATAAGTTAGCAACTTCTATACTGCTCTTAAAATAGGGGTTTTAAAGTGATTTTCACATATTCACTTACCACTACTACTATTACTATAATTTTATAATATAAATAGGAATTCGTATGAAAATAATAATACAAAAATCTATAATAGAAAACATTTTGGTTCATGCTCAACCATTTCTAGAAAAAAAAGATACTTCTCAAATAACCTCACATATTTTTATGGATGTATCAAACTCAAATTTAACTATTAAAGCTACAGATTATGAAATTGGTTTTTTAGTATATACTGATAAAATTAATATTATTTCAAATGGTAGTGTTACAGCTAACGGTAAAAAATTTTTAGATATTGTTAGAATTTTAAAAGATGGTGAAATCAATTTAGAAGTTAAAAATGATATGTTATATATTTCTCAATCACATTCAAATTTTAAACTCCCTACATTTTCATATAATGAATTTCCAGAGTTTCCTAATTATGATGGAAAACCACGTATATCAATTGATTCACAAACATTAATTGAATCTCTTAAAAAAATTACACCTTCAATTGATACTAATAATCCTAAATTTGAATTAAACGGTGCTCTAATAGATATTAAACAAGATAGTATTAATTTTGCTTCTACTGATACAAGAAGATTAGCAGTTGTTAATGTAATAAATAATGGAGCCATCGAATTATCTATTATTCTTCCAAAAAAAGCAATTATTGAAATTCAAAAACTTTTCTTTGATAATATTGAAATTTATTATGATGAAACTAACCTAATAATTCATTCTGATCAATACACATTTTTTACAAAACTAATAAATGGTAAATTCCCAGAATATTCAAGAATTATTCCTAAAGAAATAGCAAATACCATAGTACTTCCTAAAGCTATAATGATAGAATCTATAAAACAAATTACTACAATTTCTTCAGATGTAAAAATAACTTTTTTAAATAATTTAATTACATTTGAATCACTTAGTGATGATAATATAGAAGCAAAAACTGATATAATTTTTGAAACAAGTTTTACATCCCCTTTCACTATTGCAATTAATAGTAAATATCTTTTAGATTTTTTAAATACAATTAATAATTCTGAATTTAGTATAGGATTAAATGAAGGTAATTTACCTTTTGTTTTAAGTGATGGCAACTTTAAAACAGTTGTTATGCCAATAGTAATATAACTCTTTTTAATATTAAAATTATTCCTCTTTAGTGGAATAATTAATTTATACTTTCGCAAATAATAATCATAAAACTTATTTTTAGTAAACATTAGATAGAATATCCCTAATTATATTAAGATTTTAATAGTAGGAATTATTTGATGGAACAAAATTATGGTGCTAGTAATATTAAAGTCCTTAAGGGTTTAGAAGCTGTTCGAAAACGCCCAGGTATGTATATTGGTGATACAGGTCATCGTGGTCTTCACCATTTAGTATATGAAGTTGTTGATAATTCAATTGATGAAGCGATGGCTGGTCATTGTAATACAATAAATGTTACGCTAACAAAAGAAGGAACTTGTAAAGTTTCTGATAATGGTCGTGGTATTCCTACTGGTATGCACCCTACTGAGGGCATGTCTGCTGCAACAGTTGTATTAACAGTTTTACATGCTGGTGGAAAATTTGACAAAGATACATATAAAGTATCTGGTGGTCTACATGGTGTTGGTGTTTCTGTTGTAAATGCACTTTCAGATAATCTTAAAATGACTATTTATAGAGATGGTGAAATTCATGAACAAAATTTTAAAAAAGGTATACCTCAAGAAGCATTATTTGTAACTGGAACTACTAGAAAAAATGGAACTACTATTGAATTTTCTCCTGATGAAAGTATTTTTACTGAAACAACTACTTTTGAATTTGAATATTTATCTAAACGTTTTAAAGAATTAGCATATTTAAATCCATTTATAACAATTATTTTTAAAGATGAGAGAACTAATGTAAAAGAGGAATATCACTTTGAAGGTGGTATTGCCCAATATGTTACAGATATGAACAAAAAAAATATAGTTGCTCAGGTCTATTCATTTTCTGCAAAAATAGAAGATATAGAGTTTGATATAGCACTTATGTATAATGACACTTATGAAGAAAAACTTGCATCTTTCGTAAATAATATTAGAACTCCTAATGGTGGAACACATGAAGCTGGTTTTAGAGCTGGTCTTACACGTGTTATTTCAAACTATAATACACAAAACGGTGCAGCAAAAGAGAAAGATTTAAAAATTAGTGGAGAAGATGCTAGTGAAGGTCTTATTGCTATTGTTTCTGCTCGTATACCTGAACCACAATTTGAGGGACAAACTAAAGGTAAACTTGGAAATACTTATGTAAGACCATTAGTTCAAAAACAGACTTATGAACTTCTTTCTAAATACTTCGAAGAAAATCCTCTTGAAGCAAAAGCTATAGTTTCAAAATCACTTATGGCTGCTCGTGGACGTGAAGCTGCAAAAAAAGCTCGTGAACTTACTCGTAGAAAAGATTCTATGAGTGTTGGAACACTTCCTGGTAAACTTGCAGATTGTCAAAGTAAAGATGCATCTATTTGTGAACTTTATCTAGTGGAAGGGGACTCTGCAGGCGGTTCAGCTAAGATGGGTCGTGATAGAGTTTTTCAAGCAATTTTGCCACTTAAGGGTAAAATTTTAAATGTTGAAAAAGCTAGACTCGACAAAATTTTAAAATCTGAAGAGATTACAAATATGATAACTGCTATGGGTTGTGGTATTGGTGAAGAATATAAAGAAGAAAAACTTCGTTATCATAAAATCATTATTATGACCGATG
The sequence above is drawn from the Candidatus Sulfurimonas baltica genome and encodes:
- the dnaA gene encoding chromosomal replication initiator protein DnaA codes for the protein MNVGQKILDLLKKEITEVEYNRYIKHLVYDTRKSSSDLAIFYVPNTLVLNWIKNKYTSKIEHLFEINNKTKVTVKITLKNFETKTTIKSESEKKPTQHSLLNPSHTFDNFMVGGSNQFAYAAVKSVSEKAGEVYNPLFIYGGVGLGKTHLMQAAGNVFQNQGKIVIYTTVEQFLNDFIRHLRNKSMQLFQEKYRKCDVLLIDDIQFLSNKDSIQEEFFHTFEALKGAGKQIILTADKHPKKIGGLEERLQSRFEWGLVADIQPPELETKIAIIKSKCEINKVVLTNDIINYIATVIESNVREIEGILSKLHAYSQLIHVDINLEFTKNVLKDQLQENLANLTLDTITKSVSKDLNIKPSEIRSKGRSKNLVYARRIAIYLCRELTQNTMPQLAKYFGMKDHTAISHTLKKINELLENDEDFKVKIEELTNKITSSS
- the dnaN gene encoding DNA polymerase III subunit beta yields the protein MKIIIQKSIIENILVHAQPFLEKKDTSQITSHIFMDVSNSNLTIKATDYEIGFLVYTDKINIISNGSVTANGKKFLDIVRILKDGEINLEVKNDMLYISQSHSNFKLPTFSYNEFPEFPNYDGKPRISIDSQTLIESLKKITPSIDTNNPKFELNGALIDIKQDSINFASTDTRRLAVVNVINNGAIELSIILPKKAIIEIQKLFFDNIEIYYDETNLIIHSDQYTFFTKLINGKFPEYSRIIPKEIANTIVLPKAIMIESIKQITTISSDVKITFLNNLITFESLSDDNIEAKTDIIFETSFTSPFTIAINSKYLLDFLNTINNSEFSIGLNEGNLPFVLSDGNFKTVVMPIVI
- the gyrB gene encoding DNA topoisomerase (ATP-hydrolyzing) subunit B; translated protein: MEQNYGASNIKVLKGLEAVRKRPGMYIGDTGHRGLHHLVYEVVDNSIDEAMAGHCNTINVTLTKEGTCKVSDNGRGIPTGMHPTEGMSAATVVLTVLHAGGKFDKDTYKVSGGLHGVGVSVVNALSDNLKMTIYRDGEIHEQNFKKGIPQEALFVTGTTRKNGTTIEFSPDESIFTETTTFEFEYLSKRFKELAYLNPFITIIFKDERTNVKEEYHFEGGIAQYVTDMNKKNIVAQVYSFSAKIEDIEFDIALMYNDTYEEKLASFVNNIRTPNGGTHEAGFRAGLTRVISNYNTQNGAAKEKDLKISGEDASEGLIAIVSARIPEPQFEGQTKGKLGNTYVRPLVQKQTYELLSKYFEENPLEAKAIVSKSLMAARGREAAKKARELTRRKDSMSVGTLPGKLADCQSKDASICELYLVEGDSAGGSAKMGRDRVFQAILPLKGKILNVEKARLDKILKSEEITNMITAMGCGIGEEYKEEKLRYHKIIIMTDADVDGSHIQTLLLTFFFRHFRDVVEKGYLYLAQPPLYRYKKGKKEIYFKDDRAMNDYLIENGIESLEIDGVGSNDLVAYFRMVDHYRGSLEALERRYALVDLIRYFIENPDIIGLDIKSMYENVEKFLLDSGNNILTKSITEDSIHIFVQTKDGMEELLINDDLFSAPHFNEASFVFKKIQEWNLSFGKDILQVLQDINEYAKKGAYIQRYKGLGEMNPDQLWETTMTPENRVLLQVKIEDGELASDTFTLFMGDEVEPRRNYIETHAKDVKHLDV